One Setaria viridis chromosome 3, Setaria_viridis_v4.0, whole genome shotgun sequence DNA window includes the following coding sequences:
- the LOC117848657 gene encoding uncharacterized protein isoform X1 yields the protein MEVQSNRLFSIPDWVVLDHQIFLKDLDSFRNNAVTSAEVCASNSELVRVSFILSALPGTSRLCVHLEEGHDLSCFDTVVAAHGKAVLFRLKVDFEGLTGKAIDYFIYWAYTSGPKLSLVPRYYSTVKEIAAAEEGSWRRRLRHRMANFRGIGLLLTGDSEEFVVAELRLNLSKLEDDVDAPLEGELFRLRSDGAGAAGEWEVKNTSVRDGKPTFRDIHGWWEAHKVVPYARYLCWVDYYRGVIFCDVNNDNPELQYLALPVGYVLPGYPVPFRSVLPQVFRAVCITKDETMKFINVVHDDSFPMVSAGSSFTIVISTLVHGYDEMRWQEDLKIESHELWEMEGYDDQLPRIAPLFPLMSVDNPNIIYFVLRERKTLDAGAKTCVVTLDMVNKKVLSYKDIKAIPEEDPVMASYNIFLNVPFFPSEFSKHLQKAAPIGWDPNP from the coding sequence ATGGAAGTCCAATCGAATCGTCTCTTTTCCATCCCTGACTGGGTGGTTCTGGATCATCAAATCTTCCTGAAGGACCTCGACTCCTTTCGCAACAACGCGGTGACATCTGCAGAAGTATGCGCTAGCAATAGCGAACTGGTTCGCGTCTCCTTCATTCTTAGCGCACTGCCGGGTACATCCCGTCTATGCGTGCACCTCGAGGAGGGGCACGATCTGTCCTGCTTCGACACTGTGGTGGCGGCCCACGGCAAGGCCGTCCTCTTCCGACTGAAGGTCGACTTTGAGGGGCTGACGGGCAAAGCGATTGACTACTTCATCTACTGGGCCTACACCTCTGGCCCCAAGCTCTCACTGGTCCCGCGCTACTACTCGACAGTAAAGGAGATTGCAGCAGCAGAGGAGGGATCCTGGAGGAGAAGGCTACGGCATCGTATGGCAAACTTTAGAGGTATTGGCCTCTTGCTCACTGGCGATTCAGAAGAATTCGTGGTGGCTGAGCTCCGTCTTAATCTTTCCAAGCTTGAGGACGATGTAGATGCACCTCTGGAAGGTGAGCTATTCAGGCTCCGCTCGGATGGGGCAGGCGCTGCTGGCGAGTGGGAGGTTAAGAACACGAGCGTCCGTGATGGCAAGCCTACATTTCGTGACATTCATGGTTGGTGGGAAGCTCACAAGGTTGTTCCTTATGCCAGGTACTTGTGCTGGGTGGACTACTACAGGGGTGTGATCTTTTGCGATGTGAACAATGATAACCCTGAGCTTCAGTACCTCGCGTTGCCTGTGGGTTATGTTTTGCCTGGCTACCCTGTTCCCTTCCGCAGCGTATTGCCACAGGTATTCCGGGCTGTGTGCATCACCAAGGATGAAACAATGAAGTTCATCAATGTTGTCCATGATGACAGTTTCCCAATGGTATCTGCTGGTTCTAGTTTCACCATTGTTATCTCGACATTGGTGCATGGCTATGATGAAATGAGGTGGCAGGAGGATCTCAAGATAGAGTCGCATGAGCTCTGGGAGATGGAAGGTTACGATGATCAGCTTCCACGCATTGCGCCGCTGTTCCCACTGATGAGTGTGGACAACCCCAACATCATCTACTTCGTGTTGAGGGAGAGGAAAACTCTTGATGCTGGTGCAAAGACTTGCGTGGTTACCCTGGACATGGTTAACAAGAAGGTGTTGTCATATAAAGATATCAAAGCCATCCCTGAAGAGGATCCCGTGATGGCCTCTTACAACATCTTCTTAAATGTGCCTTTCTTTCCTAGTGAATTCTCCAAGCACTTGCAAAAGGCTGCTCCAAT
- the LOC117846954 gene encoding ammonium transporter 2 member 1 — protein sequence MAASSAYAASLPAVPDWLNKGDNAWQLTAATLVGIQSMPGLVVLYGSIVKKKWAVNSAFMALYAYASSLLVWVLVGFRMAFGERLLPFWGKAGVALSQGYLVRRASLSATAHGDTPRTEPFYPEATLVLFQFEFAAITLVLLAGSVLGRMNIKAWMAFTPLWLLFSYTVGAFSLWGGGFLYHWGVIDYSGGYVIHLSSGVAGFTAAYWVGPRLKSDRERFSPNNILLMIAGGGLLWMGWAGFNGGAPYAANIAASVAVLNTNVSAATSLLTWTCLDVIFFGKPSVIGAVQGMMTGLVCITPGAGLVQTWAAVIMGVFAGSVPWFTMMILHKKSALLMRVDDTLAVFHTHAVAGFLGGILTGLLATPRLLEIESPVPGLRGAFYGGGIGQVGKQLAGAAFVVAWNVVVTSLILLAIGTVMPLRMPDEQLMIGDDAAHGEEAYALWGDGEKFDATRHDAARVGGGGGGMEREGSAEQRLSGMGARGVTIQL from the exons ATGGCGGCGTCCAGCGCGTACGCGGCGTCGCTCCCGGCGGTGCCGGATTGGCTGAACAAGGGCGACAACGCGTGGCAGCtgacggcggcgacgctggTGGGCATCCAGTCCATGCCTGGGCTGGTGGTGCTGTACGGCAGCAtcgtgaagaagaagtgggCCGTGAACTCGGCCTTCATGGCGCTCTACGCCTACGCCTCGTCGCTGCTGGTGTGGGTGCTGGTGGGCTTCCGCATGGCGTTCGGGGAGCGCCTCCTCCCGTTCTGGGGCAAGGCCGGGGTGGCGCTCTCCCAGGGCTACCTGGTGCGCCGCGCCTCGCTCTCGGCCACGGCGCACGGGGACACCCCCCGCACCGAGCCCTTCTACCCGGAGGCGACGCTGGTGCTGTTCCAGTTCGAGTTCGCCGCCATCACGCTGGTGCTCCTGGCGGGCTCCGTGCTGGGCCGCATGAACATCAAGGCCTGGATGGCCTTCACCCCGCTCTGGCTCCTCTTCTCCTACACCGTCGGCGCCTTCAGCCTCTGGGGCGGCGGCTTCCTCTACCACTGGGGCGTCATCGACTACTCCGGCGGATACGTCATCCACCTCTCCTCCGGCGTCGCAGGCTTCACCGCCGCATACTGG GTGGGCCCTCGTCTGAAGAGCGACCGGGAGCGCTTCTCCCCGAACAACATCCTGCTGatgatcgccggcggcgggctgctGTGGATGGGCTGGGCCGGGTTCAACGGCGGCGCCCCGTACGCCGCCAACATCGCGGCGTCCGTGGCCGTGCTCAACACCAAcgtctccgccgccaccagcctCCTCACCTGGACCTGCCTCGACGTCATCTTCTTCGGCAAGCCGTCCGTCATCGGCGCCGTGCAGGGCATGATGACCGGCCTCGTCTGCATCACCCCCGGAGCAG GGCTGGTGCAGACGTGGGCGGCGGTGATCATGGGCGTGTTCGCGGGCAGCGTCCCCTGGTTCACCATGATGATCCTGCACAAGAAGTCGGCGCTGCTGATGCGGGTGGACGACACGCTGGCGGTGTTCCACACCCACGCCGTGGCGGGGTTCCTGGGCGGCATCCTGACGGGGCTCCTGGCCACGCCGAGGCTCCTGGAGATCGAGTCCCCCGTGCCGGGCCTCCGCGGTGCGTTCTACGGCGGCGGGATCGGACAGGTCGGGAAGCAGCTGGCCGGCGCCGCGTTCGTGGTGGCGTGGAACGTCGTGGTGACCTCGCTCATCCTGCTCGCCATCGGCACGGTGATGCCGCTGCGGATGCCCGACGAGCAGCTCATGATCGGCGACGACGCCGCGCACGGGGAGGAGGCCTACGCGCTCTGGGGCGACGGGGAGAAGTTCGACGCCACGAGGCACGACGCGGccagggtcggcggcggcggcggcggcatggagaGGGAGGGCTCGGCGGAGCAGCGGCTGTCGGGCATGGGAGCCAGGGGCGTCACCATCCAGCTGTAG
- the LOC117847520 gene encoding uncharacterized protein encodes MKRKSVRKTERLATFPLQFSCREASQSEMRAPRLLLYMHRASQPQWQNAAAAQKEDRALGGTSPRKEGAGPSHRHCCQSSVNQAPVNPPSTSSASPIPFPQLLHTTTRSLSESAKPPSYPTPPASSAAEMQLLLHRSLFAAASASGRLRRALSTATPGSRPPWALIHRISMATPSPRGASLSLAPPPSPSHVVVPRRVYDTGADRPEEGCMDVLGSGAHAASAEGFLLLTSFKFRVREHPLSKLNILPLEVRARIPPFEVVSQYFSRFVCNPISGEMVRLPDFDAQEKNMSDQYLGIMTEAAGRNGPPERYAVAQLTDDEDGEGGGRRFSWRRFDSEAGKWDKLVMPSPLPSGRRMDLNHEVLAFGGRLWWVDVSWGAVSADPFSDRPELRSIKLPAGSVLPDQKGEMKPLIKRRRIGVSDGRLRYAEVSGDEPFLIKYFTLDEQSGCWTLDHQVPFAALLSRDGCCPAPLLGAIDPVKADVLYLSIDREITLAVDMRRKKVTGASPLNQVRPNKCSSSFFLPCVLTPGLASSPIPGKKGDAGNKTLAYILQADSESDEKYHVGDYEISTGSGV; translated from the exons atgaaaaggaaaagcgTTCGAAAGACGGAAAGGTTGGCAACTTTTCCCCTGCAGTTCTCCTGCAGGGAAGCCTCGCAATCCGAGATGCGCGCACCGCGTCTACTACTCTACATGCACCGGGCCTCACAACCGCAGTGGCAAAACGCCGCCGCTGCTCAGAAAGAAGACCGGGCGCTCGGTGGAACAAGCCCACGAAAGGAGGGCGCTGGGCCCTCCCACCGCCATTGCTGTCAGAGCTCCGTGAACCAAGCCCCCGTGAACCCACCCAGCACCTCCTCGGCTTCTCCGATTCCGTTCCCCCAACTTCTCCACACCACCACCCGGTCTCTCTCCGAGAGCGCAAAACCCCCTTCCTACCCCACCCCAccggcctcctcggccgccgaAATGCAGCTCCTGCTCCACCGCTCCCTCTTCGCCGCGGCGTCCGCgtccggccgcctccgccgcgctctCTCCACGGCCACCCCGGGCTCGCGCCCTCCCTGGGCGCTGATCCACCGCATCTCGATGGCGACGCCGTCCCCGCGGGGTGCGTCCCTCTCGCTCGCCCCGCCCCCCAGCCCCTCCCACGTCGTCGTCCCCAGGCGCGTCTACGACACGGGCGCGGACCGCCCCGAAGAGGGCTGCATGGACGTGCTCGGCAGCGGCGCCCACGCCGCGAGCGCCGagggcttcctcctcctcacgtCCTTCAAGTTCCGCGTCCGGGAGCACCCGCTCTCGAAGCTTAACATCCTCCCCCTCGAGGTGCGCGCCAGGATCCCCCCGTTCGAGGTCGTGTCCCAGTACTTCTCGCGCTTCGTCTGCAACCCGATCAGCGGCGAGATGGTCCGCCTCCCGGACTTCGACGCCCAAGAGAAGAACATGAGCGACCAATACCTCGGCATCATGACCGAGGCCGCCGGCCGGAACGGGCCGCCCGAGAGGTACGCCGTGGCGCAGCTcaccgacgacgaggacggcgagggtggcgggcggcgcttCTCCTGGCGCCGGTTCGACTCGGAGGCAGGGAAATGGGACAAGTTGGTGATGCCGTCCCCGCTGCCGTCTGGGCGGCGGATGGACTTGAACCACGAGGTTCTCGCCTTCGGTGGCCGCCTGTGGTGGGTGGACGTGAGCTGGGGCGCCGTCTCCGCCGACCCGTTCAGCGACCGGCCTGAACTCCGTTCCATCAAGCTGCCGGCAGGCAGTGTGCTTCCTGACCAGAAGGGCGAGATGAAGCCGCTGATCAAACGGCGCCGCATCGGGGTCAGTGACGGGAGGCTGCGTTACGCCGAGGTGTCCGGGGATGAGCCATTTCTGATCAAGTACTTCACGCTGGACGAGCAGAGTGGCTGCTGGACACTGGACCATCAGGTGCCATTTGCCGCTCTTCTGTCCCGTGACGGCTGTTGTCCGGCACCGTTGCTTGGCGCTATTGATCCGGTGAAAGCCGACGTTCTCTACCTGTCAATCGACAGAGAGATTACGCTTGCTGTGGACATGCGCAGGAAGAAAGTAACCGGGGCTTCGCCGTTAAATCAAGTTCGTCCAAATAAGTGCTCGTCAAGTTTCTTTCTTCCATGCGTGCTTACGCCAGGGCTAGCATCAAGCCCAATTCCAG GCAAGAAGGGAGATGCTGGAAACAAGACTTTGGCGTACATCCTCCAGGCAGACAGCGAAAGTGATGAAAAGTATCATGTTGG GGATTATGAAATTTCAACTGGCAGTGGCGTCTAA
- the LOC140222172 gene encoding uncharacterized protein, protein MAEMVVFAPFFECGFRIPCGDFFQGLLHYYRIELMQVQLPNLHMVAYKSTDNLKDVVQCQKSQRPMLTEYFKMNATNPNAHQYLYKEFAEYFTWNKSGKYWKPRFAKRNRLHISRLVYVNPSEGDRYYLQVLLNHVRGATSYENLKTWYGITNETFRAATEAMGIFATIMVFCECTNMRHLWDKHYESLPEDFRRANDNNTVVE, encoded by the exons ATGGCGGAGATGGTGGTCTTCGCGCCATTCTTCGAGTGTGGATTCAGGATCCCGTGTGGGGACTTCTTCCAAGGCCTGCTGCACTACTATCGGATCGAGTTG ATGCAAGTACAACTTCCTAATTTGCACATGGTTGCCTACAAGTCAACAGACAACCTGAAAGATGTTGTGCAGTGTCAAAAATCCCAGAGGCCAATGCTAACTGAGTACTTCAAGATGAATGCAACTAATCCTAACGCCCACCAGTACCTGTACAAGGAGTTTGCAGAGTACTTCACATGGAACAAGTCTGGAAAATATTGGAAACCCAGATTTGCAAAAAGAAACAGGCTTCATATTAGTAGATTGGTGTATGTAAATCCCTCTGAAGGTGATAGATACTACCTTCAGGTGCTGCTCAACCATGTGAGGGGTGCAACCTCATATGAGAACCTCAAAACATGGTATGGTATTACAAATGAGACTTTTAGAGCAGCTACTGAAGCTATGGG GATTTTTGCCACTATTATGGTGTTCTGCGAGTGCACCAATATGCGCCATCTTTGGGACAAGCATTATGAATCATTGCCTGAGGATTTTCGGCGTGCTAATGACAACAACACTGTGGTTGAGTAG
- the LOC117848657 gene encoding uncharacterized protein isoform X2 — MEVQSNRLFSIPDWVVLDHQIFLKDLDSFRNNAVTSAEVCASNSELVRVSFILSALPGTSRLCVHLEEGHDLSCFDTVVAAHGKAVLFRLKVDFEGLTGKAIDYFIYWAYTSGPKLSLVPRYYSTVKEIAAAEEGSWRRRLRHRMANFRGIGLLLTGDSEEFVVAELRLNLSKLEDDVDAPLEGELFRLRSDGAGAAGEWEVKNTSVRDGKPTFRDIHGWWEAHKVVPYARYLCWVDYYRGVIFCDVNNDNPELQYLALPVGYVLPGYPVPFRSVLPQVFRAVCITKDETMKFINVVHDDSFPMVSAGSSFTIVISTLVHGYDEMRWQEDLKIESHELWEMEGYDDQLPRIAPLFPLMSVDNPNIIYFVLRERKTLDAGAKTCVVTLDMVNKKVLSYKDIKAIPEEDPVMASYNIFLNVPFFPSEFSKHLQKAAPMS, encoded by the coding sequence ATGGAAGTCCAATCGAATCGTCTCTTTTCCATCCCTGACTGGGTGGTTCTGGATCATCAAATCTTCCTGAAGGACCTCGACTCCTTTCGCAACAACGCGGTGACATCTGCAGAAGTATGCGCTAGCAATAGCGAACTGGTTCGCGTCTCCTTCATTCTTAGCGCACTGCCGGGTACATCCCGTCTATGCGTGCACCTCGAGGAGGGGCACGATCTGTCCTGCTTCGACACTGTGGTGGCGGCCCACGGCAAGGCCGTCCTCTTCCGACTGAAGGTCGACTTTGAGGGGCTGACGGGCAAAGCGATTGACTACTTCATCTACTGGGCCTACACCTCTGGCCCCAAGCTCTCACTGGTCCCGCGCTACTACTCGACAGTAAAGGAGATTGCAGCAGCAGAGGAGGGATCCTGGAGGAGAAGGCTACGGCATCGTATGGCAAACTTTAGAGGTATTGGCCTCTTGCTCACTGGCGATTCAGAAGAATTCGTGGTGGCTGAGCTCCGTCTTAATCTTTCCAAGCTTGAGGACGATGTAGATGCACCTCTGGAAGGTGAGCTATTCAGGCTCCGCTCGGATGGGGCAGGCGCTGCTGGCGAGTGGGAGGTTAAGAACACGAGCGTCCGTGATGGCAAGCCTACATTTCGTGACATTCATGGTTGGTGGGAAGCTCACAAGGTTGTTCCTTATGCCAGGTACTTGTGCTGGGTGGACTACTACAGGGGTGTGATCTTTTGCGATGTGAACAATGATAACCCTGAGCTTCAGTACCTCGCGTTGCCTGTGGGTTATGTTTTGCCTGGCTACCCTGTTCCCTTCCGCAGCGTATTGCCACAGGTATTCCGGGCTGTGTGCATCACCAAGGATGAAACAATGAAGTTCATCAATGTTGTCCATGATGACAGTTTCCCAATGGTATCTGCTGGTTCTAGTTTCACCATTGTTATCTCGACATTGGTGCATGGCTATGATGAAATGAGGTGGCAGGAGGATCTCAAGATAGAGTCGCATGAGCTCTGGGAGATGGAAGGTTACGATGATCAGCTTCCACGCATTGCGCCGCTGTTCCCACTGATGAGTGTGGACAACCCCAACATCATCTACTTCGTGTTGAGGGAGAGGAAAACTCTTGATGCTGGTGCAAAGACTTGCGTGGTTACCCTGGACATGGTTAACAAGAAGGTGTTGTCATATAAAGATATCAAAGCCATCCCTGAAGAGGATCCCGTGATGGCCTCTTACAACATCTTCTTAAATGTGCCTTTCTTTCCTAGTGAATTCTCCAAGCACTTGCAAAAGGCTGCTCCAAT
- the LOC117847522 gene encoding GDSL esterase/lipase At2g40250 translates to MAQAVAAAAAAFLLAALLVASPLAAAAANHDIPAVFAFGDSTLDPGNNNGMTTLVRADHAPYGCDFPGGAATGRFSDGKLITDYIVESLGIKDLLPAHHDTGVTVEEQATGVSFASGGSGIDDLTAQTAMVSTFGSQISDFRGLLARIGSPRANEIANKSLYVVSTGTNDVTMNYFILQGRTGSFPTIDQYSDYLIDRLQGYIQNLYDLGARNFMVAGLPPVGCLPVMRTLSNLGSGDCVADQNAAAERYNAALQQMLAKLEAASPGATLAYVDVYTPLRDMAAQPQKYGFTETGQGCCGNGLPAMGALCISLLPQCLSPAQYMFFDSVHPTQTTYKALADHIVQSHIPKFIK, encoded by the exons ATGGCGCAagccgtagccgccgccgccgccgcgttcctcctcgccgccctcctcgtcgcctcgcctctggccgccgccgccgccaaccacGACATCCCGGCCGTGTTCGCGTTCGGGGACTCGACGCTGGACCCGGGCAACAACAACGGCATGACGACGCTGGTGCGCGCGGATCACGCGCCCTACGGCTGCGACTTCCCAGGCGGCGCGGCCACGGGCCGGTTCTCGGACGGCAAGCTCATCACCGACTACATCGTGGAGTCGCTCGGCATCAAGGACCTCCTCCCGGCGCACCACGACACGGGGGTCACCGTGGAGGAGCAGGCCACGGGGGTCAGCTTCGCGTCCGGCGGGTCCGGCATCGACGACCTCACCGCGCAGACCGCCATGGTGTCCACGTTCGGCTCCCAGATCAGCGACTTCCGGGGCCTCCTCGCCAGGATCGGCTCGCCCAGGGCCAACGAGATCGCCAACAAGTCGCTCTACGTCGTCTCCACCGGCACCAACGACGTCACCATGAACTACTTCATCCTGCAGGGCCGCACGGGGAGCTTCCCCACCATCGACCAGTACAGCGACTACCTCATCGACAGGCTCCAGGGTTACATCCAG AACCTGTACGACCTGGGAGCCCGGAACTTCATGGTGGCCGGGCTGCCGCCGGTGGGGTGCCTCCCGGTGATGAGGACCCTCAGCAATCTGGGGTCCGGAGACTGCGTCGCCGACcagaacgcggcggcggagcggtaCAACGCGGCGCTGCAGCAGATGCTGGCCAAGCTGGAGGCGGCGTCCCCCGGCGCGACGCTGGCGTACGTGGACGTGTACACCCCGCTCAGGGACATGGCGGCGCAGCCCCAGAAATACG GTTTCACGGAGACGGGGCAGGGCTGCTGCGGGAACGGGCTGCCGGCGATGGGGGCGCTGTGCATCAGCTTGCTGCCGCAGTGCCTGTCGCCGGCGCAGTACATGTTCTTCGACTCGGTGCACCCGACGCAGACCACCTACAAGGCACTTGCAGACCACATCGTCCAGTCTCATATCCCCAAGTTCATCAAGTGA
- the LOC117848825 gene encoding UTP--glucose-1-phosphate uridylyltransferase 3, chloroplastic, whose translation MASRAQPPPPPPPAHLRPRLHAVPLFSRRAPRCRGGRSRLLSALPSPSPSPPSRSQRVSTAPPLERGRGPAPAPPSTEQQPQQPHGNPVLAAEIARLSAARARLRAARTLGDKLRALDAEPRVAAFFGEESGRGALGALEPREALLLKCLVAAGQEHVLGDELDWYGGGGDHHELHRRNGASSGSALREALYSLAGLVGKWSSEGVAGGEKGSGETEALRSLLKFLSDVEEFYDCIGGIIGYQIMALELLSASKDRMHRPSKDKFVDFHVPSGLNLLEDTEYASQAALWGIKGLPELGEIYPIGGAGDRLGLVDSDTGESLPAALLPYCGRSLLEGLIRDLQAREFLHFKIFGHQCITPVAIMTSSVKNNHEHIITICEKLDWFGRGRDNFRLFEQPLVPVVNSEDGKWLISKSLFPVGKPGGHGAIWKLAYDRGIFQWLQRRGRKGATVRQVSNVVAATDLTMMALAGIGLRCNKKLGFASCERRPGATEGVNVLIEKQNREGLWSYGITCIEYTEFEKYGIPEPTVTAGSSQVSYPANTNILYVDLQAVEEVGSRKNASCLPGMVLNLKKSVSYVDHLGFECSAAGGRLECTMQNIADNFMNTYNYKCSKGIESELDTFIVYNERKRVTSSAKKKLKSEGRSLHQTPEGSLLDIMRNAHDLLSGCSIDVPMVKDNSEYLHSGPPFLIFLHPALGPFWDIIHQKFVGGSISKGSELQIEVAEFLWKNVELDGSLIILADNIMGSTKKNKNGEHILHYGARCGRCRLQNVKIVNEGINWISPSNVYWKHDVERSESVKIILHGNAEFEAKDVVLKGNHVFEVPDGQRMCIIQDRAGFVVNLDPISEDMMDSGTWHWKYTVDGAHVKLNLIEL comes from the exons ATGGCCTCTCGCGCGCAgccccctcccccgcctccgcccgcgcaCCTCCGCCCGCGCCTCCACGCGGTGCCGCTCTTCTCCCGGCGCGCCCCGCGATGCCGCGGCGGACGCAGCCGCCTCCTGTCCGCGctcccgtccccgtcccctTCGCCGCCCTCGCGCTCGCAGCGCGtctccaccgcgccgccgctcgagcGCGGACGCgggcccgcgcccgcgccgccgtccaccgagcagcagccgcagcagccgcaCGGGAACCCAGTGCTCGCCGCGGAGATCGCCCGCCTCTCTGCCGCCCGCGCGCGGCTCCGCGCGGCGCGCACGCTCGGCGACAAGCTCCGCGCGCTCGACGCCGAGCCCCGCGTCGCGGCGTTCTTCGGCGAGGAGTCCGGCCGCGGGGCTCTGGGCGCGCTCGAGCCCCGCGAGGCGCTCCTGCTCAAATGCCTCGTCGCGGCGGGGCAGGAGCACGTGCTCGGCGATGAGCTCGACtggtacggcggcggcggcgatcatcACGAGCTGCACCGCCGCAATGGGGCCAGCAGCGGGAGCGCGCTGCGGGAGGCGCTGTATAGCCTGGCCGGTCTGGTCGGGAAGTGGAGCTCGGAGGGAGTGGCGGGTGGCGAGAAGGGGAGCGGGGAGACGGAGGCGCTCCGGAGTCTGCTTAAGTTCCTCAGCGACGTCGAGGAGTTCTACGACTGCATTGGGGGTATCATCGG CTATCAAATTATGGCATTGGAGCTCCTTTCAGCCTCAAAGGACCGCATGCACCGACCTAGCAAAGACAAGTTTGTTGATTTCCATGTTCCCAGTGGACTTAATCTATTGGAGGATACAGAGTATGCATCTCAAGCAGCTTTGTGGGGAATCAAG GGTTTGCCAGAACTGGGTGAAATTTATCCGATTGGTGGTGCGGGTGATCGTCTTGGTTTAGTGGACTCAGATACTGGTGAATCCCTTCCTGCTGCATTGCTTCCTTACTGTGGGAGGTCTCTATTGGAAGGGCTGATACGGGATCTGCAG GCTAGAGAGTTTCTTCACTTCAAGATCTTTGGACATCAATGTATAACCCCGGTTGCAATCATGACTAGTTCAGTGAAGAATAACCATGAGCATATAATTACGATATGTGAAAAACTTGATTGGTTTGGCCGAGGCCGTGACAATTTCCGGTTGTTTGAACAG CCATTGGTACCTGTAGTAAATTCTGAGGATGGTAAATGGTTAATCAGCAAATCACTTTTCCCTGTTGGTAAACCTGGTGGTCATGGTGCTATCTGGAAACTTGCATATGATAGAGGTATATTCCAATGGTTACAGCGACGTGGCAGAAAGGGTGCAACTGTACGCCAAGTCAG CAATGTTGTTGCTGCAACTGATTTGACCATGATGGCATTGGCAGGAATAGGCCTCCGATGCAATAAG AAATTAGGTTTTGCATCTTGTGAGCGAAGACCGGGTGCTACTGAAGGGGTGAACGTTCTTATTGAGAAACAAAACCGCGAGGGACTGTGGTCATATGGTATCACTTGCATTGAGTACACTGAGTTTGAAAAGTATGGCATCCCAGAACCTACAGTAACTGCTGGCAG TTCGCAGGTTAGCTATCCAGCAAATACAAACATTCTCTATGTTGATCTGCAAGCAGTAGAGGAAGTTGGATCCCGTAAAAATGCTAGTTGCTTGCCGGGGATGGTGCTGAATTTGAAAAAGTCAGTATCTTATGTGGACCATCTGGGCTTTGAGTGTAG TGCTGCTGGAGGCAGGCTAGAGTGCACAATGCAAAATATTGCAGATAATTTTATGAACACATATAACTACAAATGCAGCAAAGGAATAGAAA GTGAGCTTGACACTTTCATTGTATACAATGAAAGGAAAAGAGTCACTTCATCAGCTAAAAAGAAGCTGAAATCAGAAGGCAGATCATTGCACCAG ACTCCAGAGGGTTCACTCCTTGACATTATGCGTAATGCTCATGACCTCCTTTCTGGATGCAGCATAGATGTTCCCATG GTCAAAGATAACAGCGAGTATTTGCATTCTGGACCACCATTTCTCATATTTCTTCATCCTGCTTTAGGTCCATTCTGGGACATCATACACCAAAAG TTCGTAGGTGGCTCTATTTCTAAAGGTTCAGAGTTGCAAATAGAGGTTGCAGAATTTCTATGGAAAAATGTTGAG CTGGATGGAAGCCTTATTATTCTAGCTGACAACATCATGGGTTCAACCAAGAAGAACAAAAATGGTGAACACATACTGCACTATGGTGCAAG GTGTGGGAGATGCAGACTGCAGAATGTTAAAATTGTGAATGAAGGGATCAATTGGATTTCTCCTAGTAATGTCTATTGGAAGCATGACGTTGAGAGATCGGAATCTGTAAAAATTATTCTTCATGGAAATGCGGAATTTGAGGCAAAGGATGTAGTCTTGAAG GGTAACCATGTATTTGAAGTTCCCGATGGCCAGAGAATGTGCATCATTCAGGACAGAGCAG GTTTTGTTGTTAACTTGGATCCTATAAGTGAGGACATGATGGACAGTGGAACCTGGCACTGGAAGTATACAGTCGATGGTGCCCATGTGAAGTTGAATTTGATAGAACTATAA